The following coding sequences lie in one Alloacidobacterium dinghuense genomic window:
- a CDS encoding ABC transporter permease, protein MFWNDTKYALRQLIKTPGFTLTAVFTLALGIGVNAAMFSVIDQVFLRPLPYPNAGRLVRMGGLPQNGTDFNTVSVPDLRDWQARAHSFQGIGFFGMQPVTFEGTDGAHLMTQIMSSTNLFDLVGVRPQMGRGFVPGDSKEGTNRVLIISHEIWKKYLHSDPDIIGRTVKVNTDPYAVIGVLPEGIGFPGNVDEAIYAPVNMDDKGLEGRDSSTLMPFGLLRAGVSIEQARNELNSIHEQLLKEYPKEESKERIRVVDYRESLTESARPALLALNGAIIAVWLIACANVAGLMLTRTNGRRREIAIRGALGAGRQRIMRQFLTESLLLALGGAVVGLGVASAALRLLKHYLEGAVFNGDRIHIDAAVCVFLLLASCVSALLFGLVPAWMASNVPAQEGLREGAVATGTSKRQAHLRDSIVVAEITLTLALLIAAGLMMRTLITLRQTEKGFVTEHVVTAMLFMPTHGAWWNVQNPEKAANLVQVFYQPVIDRLMHTPGISAVGFTTVRPLEPGWNFIDGIVVNGRPKPNKGDEPSAHLSSANDGYFKVFGVRLLKGRFFDALDTPDSPIVAVVNDSFAKQIFPGEDPLGKQIEVADAPGPRHWATIVGVAGDVHQQTLGEAPNPEMDLNLMQMNPHDEMYPILSSFMNIAVRTSLPPTVAEKTIHSAIQAIGPDIAMQGFKSMDDIVDDSMGSQTLAARLLGIFGFAALVIAIAGIYGLLSYSVSQRTREFGVRIALGSPQNTVLWLVLRHALILLGIGVAAGIAIAVAASGVMRAFIYGFHGYDIFTVFAVAAILALCGLAASYIPARRAAAVNPIEALRTE, encoded by the coding sequence ATGTTCTGGAACGATACGAAATACGCGCTGCGCCAGCTCATCAAGACCCCAGGATTCACCCTGACCGCGGTTTTCACGCTGGCCCTCGGCATCGGCGTGAACGCGGCCATGTTCTCCGTCATCGATCAGGTGTTCCTCCGCCCGCTGCCGTATCCCAACGCCGGCAGGCTGGTACGGATGGGTGGCCTTCCACAAAACGGCACGGATTTCAACACGGTTTCCGTCCCTGATCTTCGGGATTGGCAGGCGCGCGCGCATTCATTTCAGGGAATCGGATTTTTTGGAATGCAGCCCGTCACTTTCGAGGGAACGGATGGCGCGCATCTCATGACGCAGATCATGAGCAGCACGAACCTCTTTGATCTGGTGGGAGTCCGTCCCCAGATGGGACGAGGTTTTGTTCCCGGCGACTCCAAAGAGGGAACGAACCGTGTGCTGATCATCAGTCACGAGATCTGGAAGAAATATCTCCACAGCGATCCTGACATTATTGGTCGCACAGTGAAGGTTAACACCGACCCCTATGCCGTCATCGGCGTCCTTCCTGAGGGGATCGGATTCCCGGGCAACGTAGATGAAGCAATCTATGCGCCGGTAAACATGGACGACAAGGGATTGGAGGGACGCGACAGTTCCACCCTGATGCCATTCGGATTATTGCGCGCCGGTGTTTCCATTGAGCAGGCGCGCAACGAACTGAACTCGATTCATGAGCAACTGCTCAAGGAATATCCAAAAGAAGAATCGAAAGAGCGCATACGCGTCGTCGACTATCGCGAGTCGCTCACCGAAAGCGCAAGGCCCGCCCTCTTAGCGCTCAATGGCGCCATCATTGCTGTCTGGCTCATCGCTTGTGCCAACGTTGCCGGGCTGATGCTGACGCGCACCAACGGGCGCAGGCGCGAAATTGCCATTCGCGGGGCCCTCGGCGCGGGCAGGCAGCGGATCATGCGGCAGTTTCTTACAGAAAGCCTTCTGCTGGCATTGGGTGGGGCAGTCGTTGGATTGGGGGTCGCATCTGCTGCCCTGCGATTACTGAAGCACTATCTCGAGGGTGCGGTTTTCAACGGCGACCGCATTCATATTGATGCGGCTGTTTGCGTGTTTCTGCTTCTGGCATCCTGCGTCTCGGCATTGCTCTTCGGCCTGGTTCCGGCATGGATGGCTTCGAATGTACCCGCACAGGAAGGTCTGCGCGAAGGCGCCGTCGCTACAGGAACGAGCAAGCGGCAGGCACACCTTCGCGATAGCATCGTTGTAGCCGAAATTACTCTGACGCTTGCACTGCTGATCGCCGCCGGGCTCATGATGCGCACCCTCATCACGCTGCGTCAGACGGAAAAGGGATTCGTCACGGAACACGTGGTAACGGCAATGCTCTTCATGCCGACGCATGGAGCATGGTGGAACGTCCAGAACCCGGAGAAGGCCGCCAACCTGGTACAGGTCTTCTATCAGCCTGTGATTGACAGGTTGATGCACACGCCTGGAATCTCGGCTGTCGGATTTACCACCGTGCGTCCGTTGGAGCCGGGCTGGAACTTCATTGATGGAATCGTTGTGAACGGCAGGCCAAAGCCGAATAAAGGCGACGAGCCGAGCGCACATTTGAGCAGCGCCAACGACGGCTACTTCAAAGTATTCGGCGTACGGTTGTTGAAGGGAAGATTCTTTGACGCTCTGGACACTCCAGACTCACCCATTGTGGCCGTCGTCAACGACTCATTCGCGAAGCAGATTTTCCCCGGCGAAGATCCTCTAGGCAAGCAAATCGAAGTTGCTGATGCGCCTGGGCCACGGCATTGGGCAACCATTGTTGGTGTTGCCGGAGACGTCCATCAACAGACGCTGGGAGAGGCGCCAAATCCTGAGATGGATCTCAACCTGATGCAGATGAATCCCCACGATGAGATGTATCCGATCCTCTCGTCGTTCATGAATATCGCAGTCCGCACCAGTCTTCCCCCGACCGTGGCGGAAAAGACAATTCACAGCGCGATACAGGCGATAGGCCCCGACATTGCCATGCAGGGATTCAAGTCCATGGACGATATCGTCGATGACTCGATGGGCAGCCAGACCCTTGCTGCGCGCCTCCTCGGCATCTTTGGATTTGCCGCCCTCGTCATTGCCATTGCCGGAATCTACGGCCTGCTCTCTTACTCTGTGAGCCAGCGTACCCGCGAATTCGGCGTGCGTATCGCTCTCGGCTCGCCGCAGAACACCGTCCTCTGGCTCGTCCTGCGTCACGCCCTCATCCTGCTCGGCATCGGGGTAGCCGCCGGAATCGCTATCGCCGTCGCCGCCAGCGGAGTGATGCGCGCCTTCATCTACGGCTTCCACGGATACGACATCTTCACCGTCTTTGCCGTCGCCGCCATCCTCGCGCTCTGCGGCCTGGCCGCCAGCTACATCCCCGCGCGCCGTGCTGCTGCTGTTAACCCCATCGAGGCCCTGCGCACAGAATGA
- a CDS encoding non-canonical purine NTP pyrophosphatase — protein sequence MPLILYIATSNPGKLRDFAAAAQVFQFNVVPLPGLRDIPAPIEDGLTFEENARLKAAYYSGFAPGHIVIADDSGLEVDALCGEPGVRSARFAEDARFVPEQIADADERNNLYLTQRLAQDAGPKSGRYRCVIAAARDGEILTTAEGSVEGEILQEPRGSSGFGYDPLFYLPALGKTMAEIDIDHKQLLSHRGKAFAALLEKMRGSFRSPDGGSGVVS from the coding sequence ATGCCTCTGATTCTGTATATAGCCACCAGCAACCCTGGGAAACTGCGTGATTTTGCCGCGGCCGCTCAGGTCTTTCAGTTCAATGTGGTTCCGTTGCCGGGGCTGCGGGACATTCCAGCTCCGATTGAGGATGGGCTTACGTTCGAGGAAAATGCGCGTCTCAAGGCAGCTTACTATAGCGGTTTTGCACCGGGACATATCGTTATAGCTGACGACTCAGGGCTGGAAGTAGACGCATTGTGCGGTGAGCCTGGGGTGCGATCGGCTCGTTTTGCCGAGGATGCGCGGTTTGTTCCTGAGCAGATCGCTGATGCAGATGAGCGCAACAATTTGTACCTGACACAGAGGTTGGCTCAGGACGCGGGACCGAAGTCTGGCCGCTATCGCTGCGTGATTGCTGCGGCCCGTGACGGAGAGATTCTGACAACCGCCGAAGGTTCAGTCGAGGGTGAGATTCTTCAGGAGCCTCGCGGGAGCAGCGGGTTTGGGTATGATCCCTTGTTTTATCTTCCAGCGCTGGGAAAGACGATGGCCGAGATTGACATCGATCACAAGCAATTGCTGAGTCATCGCGGAAAGGCGTTTGCAGCCTTGCTGGAAAAGATGCGGGGCAGTTTTCGGTCTCCCGATGGCGGAAGCGGCGTGGTTTCTTGA
- a CDS encoding succinate dehydrogenase cytochrome b subunit — translation MSTAAVGLRRNPAATFWGSTNGKKAVMAVTGAILFGFIIGHLAGNLQIFEGREKLNAYGRFLHSIGELLWPVRIVLIVSVLLHITATVQLWLLKKRARPVGYSRKEAIASSYASRTMYWSGPIVLAFVIFHLLQFTAGYIHPESQFIEGDVYHNVVAGFQVWWVSVWYIFSVCLLGFHLSHGISSMFQSLGYNHPKHTPVLKSAAVAIAVIITLGYISIPISVLLGIVK, via the coding sequence ATGAGCACAGCTGCGGTTGGTTTAAGGCGGAATCCGGCAGCCACCTTCTGGGGTTCGACGAATGGCAAGAAGGCGGTGATGGCGGTGACGGGCGCGATCCTGTTCGGTTTCATCATTGGGCATCTGGCAGGAAATCTGCAGATTTTTGAGGGCCGCGAAAAGCTGAATGCCTACGGGCGTTTTCTCCACAGCATCGGCGAGCTGTTGTGGCCGGTGCGCATCGTGCTGATTGTTTCGGTTCTGCTGCACATCACGGCCACGGTGCAACTGTGGTTGCTGAAGAAGCGTGCGCGTCCAGTTGGCTATTCCCGCAAGGAAGCAATCGCATCTTCTTACGCTTCGCGGACGATGTACTGGTCCGGGCCGATCGTTCTGGCTTTTGTCATCTTCCACTTGCTGCAGTTCACAGCGGGATACATTCATCCGGAATCGCAGTTTATTGAAGGCGATGTGTACCACAACGTTGTCGCCGGATTTCAGGTGTGGTGGGTTTCGGTGTGGTACATCTTCTCAGTCTGCCTGCTGGGGTTCCACTTGAGCCATGGCATCTCGAGCATGTTCCAGTCGCTTGGCTATAACCACCCGAAGCACACTCCGGTTCTGAAAAGCGCAGCGGTGGCGATCGCCGTCATCATCACGCTGGGCTACATTTCAATTCCGATTAGCGTTTTGCTGGGGATCGTAAAGTAA